The bacterium DNA segment CTCCTGGAAGGTCTGTTCTCCCAATTGAACCCGCAAAAAGCGTATCCCCAGCGACAATCACACCGAGTGCCTCACACACAAAGACCAGATGTCCTGGAGAGTGCCCCGGAGTGTACCTTACCTCAAATTCAACTCCCCCAAACGAGAGTTTTTCCCCACCTTCTAGAAAATGATCCGGCTCTGGACAGTTCCTCATTGCTCCTGGAGGCAATTGGTACATTTCAGCGATACTCTCCACCCGAGAGCGGTACTCGTGCTCTATACGATGCCCGTAAAGAGGCACCGATTTATAGTCGAGGAGATCCGCTACTCCTCCGCAATGATCCAGGTGAGAATGTGTCAGCCAAATCGCCTCAAGAGTCAGCTGTAACGACTCAAGCCGTGAGATAATCTCGTTTGCGTCTCCTCCGGGATCAACAATAACCGCACACTGACGCTCATCATCCACCAGGATACGGCAGTTTTGCCCAAGAGGGGTTACCTCAATCGTCTCGATTCTCACTCCCATACCGACGCCTTCTCCGAAATCCCCATCTCTTGCTCTTCCTCTTCGGTGAGCCCATGCCCGCTGAGCACGAACCATCCGAGAACCGCTGCAAAAATTCGTGTAAAAGCAGCATGTTAAGCTGCAAGCCGTCTCGTTTCTGAGGATTCCCCCAGCATAGTAGCACAACCAACCTAAAGTCGTAATAGCGGGGTGTAACCTTTCTCTTCGCGGCGTGAAGCCCTATTATTCCCCCTATGGAAAGTGAACGGTCTAAAAAACGCCATTATTCTAGCTATCTTCTGCGATTCTTAGCGGGAGCTTGGCTCCTGTTTACGGTGGCTCTCATTATCTGGTGGTATATCTTCAGCCAGCGACAAATAGAACGGCTTTCCCAAGCTGGGGGGGTCATTGCTGATGACCTGATCCGCAACCAAAAAATGCTTATGTGGGAGGGTGGAACTCTCTTATGTTCCTTAGTTTTGGGGGGAGCGGCACTGCTTTATTTCATAGTGCGCGATCAAAAACAGACACAGCGACTGAAAGAGTTCTTTTTAACCTTCACGCATGAATTGAAAACACCAATATCAACGCTTCGTCTTTATGCAGAGT contains these protein-coding regions:
- a CDS encoding MBL fold metallo-hydrolase encodes the protein MGVRIETIEVTPLGQNCRILVDDERQCAVIVDPGGDANEIISRLESLQLTLEAIWLTHSHLDHCGGVADLLDYKSVPLYGHRIEHEYRSRVESIAEMYQLPPGAMRNCPEPDHFLEGGEKLSFGGVEFEVRYTPGHSPGHLVFVCEALGVIVAGDTLFAGSIGRTDLPGGNHEQLLESIRQEIYSLPDATRVLPGHGPDTSVGNEKRANPFVRGV